Proteins co-encoded in one Streptomyces roseochromogenus subsp. oscitans DS 12.976 genomic window:
- a CDS encoding non-ribosomal peptide synthetase gives MPGIEQSASTLIARIAELHSPAPATTQGFWCDDVPHTSDSPVARRRLHAELHRALDPHAPECPPARAVLLRYADQVSDLVLVSHRAVLDAPSLRTAAEALACGSDPSGIATAHPSWPAAGEDGDREDFQNADFGTVPAWGAPDPRGIVPADPAGGTPGVRLDHTVEDTQAGLLVAAAIVLGRYEDQHRPVVAALSADPDRPEGVLGAFEFGALFPVDLTGERRIGDLLDRARQLLTDPALRHDSGQDGAPASRAYGGVLVGVLPEAPEGYLPCQTAPFPLTLVPRRDPAGTLRLETHRQPDIVGETAARRFAGQVARVHAWISRQPADTVPDDADLLDTREREAVAELGRARTELRWQPDRIDAVFTEQATRTPEAIAVTHGTDRLTYHQLHARATQLAAGLRAHGVAPGDHVGICLERSADFVVCLLAVLLADAVYVPMDPAYPAARLAQTIEDAGLATVITELTEIADVSSSLLRPDALHAAGAAAPGLPAPERGPESPAYIIYTSGSTGRPKGVVVPHRNVIALMNATRPDFALTGDDVWTFFHSGAFDFSVWEIWGALLTGARVVVVPYWDSRSPEQFHRLLVREQVTVLSQTPSAFAQLAAADREQSTKLPMRLVIFGGEPLDTGSLRGWLDRYPESQCRLVNMFGITETTVHVTAQAIRRDEVLSGTRSVGRPLPGWHVYVLDQRGRILPPGAPGEIHVGGEGVALTYWNRPELTAERFVTDPFTEGRMYRSGDRGRLLPDGRLEHLGRLDNQVKLRGFRIELDEIRNVLLEDPCVTSCAVVLGGDPDGGAARTRIDAYVVLASDADGDTDRVRQRTSGLLPAFMVPTTVTALGSLPLTVNGKLDARRLPPPAIETRTVTDDRQASGLAARLAALWQDILGVPVGLDENFFELGGNSLSAVQLAAEARKRDIPVVPLRALYRNPTVRSLTAALDQNSATS, from the coding sequence GTGCCCGGCATCGAGCAGTCGGCCAGTACGCTGATAGCCCGCATCGCGGAACTGCACAGTCCTGCACCTGCCACCACGCAAGGATTCTGGTGCGACGACGTACCGCATACGTCCGATTCCCCGGTCGCACGCCGCCGGCTGCACGCCGAACTGCACCGCGCCCTGGATCCGCACGCGCCTGAATGCCCGCCGGCCCGCGCGGTGCTGTTGCGATATGCCGACCAGGTCAGCGATCTGGTACTCGTCAGTCACCGCGCCGTTCTTGACGCACCGTCGCTTCGGACGGCCGCGGAAGCCCTGGCATGCGGAAGCGACCCATCCGGCATCGCCACGGCTCACCCCTCCTGGCCGGCAGCGGGCGAAGACGGCGACCGCGAGGACTTCCAGAACGCCGACTTCGGCACTGTCCCCGCCTGGGGTGCGCCGGATCCCCGCGGCATCGTGCCGGCCGACCCGGCCGGCGGTACGCCCGGGGTTCGCCTCGACCACACGGTCGAGGACACACAGGCCGGGCTCCTGGTCGCGGCAGCGATCGTCCTCGGGCGTTACGAGGATCAGCACAGGCCAGTGGTCGCCGCACTTTCAGCGGATCCCGACCGGCCCGAAGGCGTCCTGGGGGCCTTCGAGTTCGGCGCTCTCTTTCCCGTCGACCTCACAGGCGAACGGCGTATCGGCGACCTGCTGGACCGGGCGCGACAGTTGCTCACCGATCCTGCCCTGCGCCACGACAGCGGTCAGGACGGGGCTCCGGCCTCCCGAGCGTACGGGGGCGTGCTGGTGGGGGTCCTCCCGGAGGCCCCCGAGGGGTACCTGCCCTGCCAGACCGCGCCTTTTCCGCTCACCCTGGTTCCCCGACGCGATCCGGCCGGGACCCTGCGGCTCGAAACGCACCGTCAGCCGGACATCGTGGGCGAGACGGCTGCCCGGCGTTTCGCCGGCCAGGTCGCCCGCGTCCACGCCTGGATCTCCCGGCAGCCGGCAGACACCGTCCCGGACGACGCGGACCTCCTCGACACCCGGGAGCGGGAAGCCGTCGCCGAACTCGGCCGGGCACGAACCGAACTACGGTGGCAGCCCGACAGAATCGACGCCGTCTTCACCGAGCAGGCGACACGGACTCCCGAGGCGATCGCCGTCACCCACGGCACGGACCGGCTCACCTACCACCAGCTCCACGCCCGGGCGACACAGCTGGCAGCCGGACTGCGAGCGCACGGCGTGGCACCCGGAGACCACGTCGGCATCTGTCTTGAGCGGTCAGCCGACTTTGTCGTCTGTCTCCTGGCCGTCCTGCTCGCCGACGCCGTTTACGTGCCCATGGACCCCGCCTACCCGGCCGCACGTCTCGCCCAGACCATCGAGGACGCCGGACTCGCCACCGTCATCACCGAGCTGACCGAGATCGCCGACGTATCGTCCAGCCTGCTGAGGCCCGACGCACTTCATGCAGCCGGCGCCGCGGCTCCCGGCCTCCCGGCCCCGGAACGCGGCCCGGAATCACCGGCCTACATCATCTACACCTCAGGCTCCACCGGCCGGCCCAAGGGCGTCGTCGTACCGCACCGCAACGTCATCGCCCTCATGAACGCAACGCGGCCGGACTTCGCACTCACCGGCGACGACGTGTGGACGTTCTTCCACTCGGGTGCCTTCGACTTCTCCGTCTGGGAGATCTGGGGAGCCCTGCTGACCGGAGCCCGCGTGGTCGTCGTGCCCTACTGGGACTCCCGCTCACCGGAGCAGTTCCACCGGCTCCTTGTGCGGGAGCAGGTGACCGTGCTGAGCCAGACTCCGTCCGCCTTCGCTCAACTGGCGGCCGCAGACAGGGAACAGAGCACGAAACTCCCGATGCGGCTGGTCATCTTCGGCGGCGAACCCCTGGACACCGGCAGTCTCCGCGGCTGGCTCGACCGCTACCCCGAGTCGCAGTGCCGGCTGGTCAACATGTTCGGCATCACCGAGACCACGGTCCATGTGACGGCACAGGCCATCCGCCGCGACGAAGTACTCAGCGGAACCAGATCAGTGGGCCGGCCCCTTCCCGGATGGCACGTGTACGTCCTCGACCAGCGCGGACGCATCCTGCCGCCCGGAGCACCCGGAGAGATCCACGTCGGAGGGGAAGGAGTAGCGCTCACGTACTGGAACCGGCCCGAGCTGACGGCCGAGCGTTTCGTCACCGACCCCTTCACCGAGGGCCGGATGTACCGCAGCGGTGACCGCGGTCGTCTCCTTCCCGACGGGCGGCTGGAGCACCTGGGGCGTCTGGACAACCAGGTCAAGCTCCGCGGGTTCCGAATCGAGCTGGACGAGATCCGCAACGTCCTGCTGGAAGACCCCTGCGTCACCTCGTGCGCCGTGGTCCTCGGCGGTGACCCGGACGGCGGTGCCGCGCGCACACGCATCGACGCCTACGTGGTCCTGGCCTCGGATGCAGACGGAGACACCGACCGTGTCCGGCAGCGTACATCCGGGCTTCTGCCCGCGTTCATGGTGCCCACTACCGTCACGGCACTCGGCTCGCTCCCCCTGACCGTCAACGGCAAGCTCGACGCCCGCCGCCTCCCGCCCCCAGCGATAGAGACCCGCACGGTCACCGATGACAGGCAGGCATCCGGGCTGGCGGCCCGTCTGGCGGCCCTCTGGCAGGACATCCTGGGCGTCCCCGTCGGGCTCGACGAGAACTTCTTCGAACTGGGCGGCAATTCCCTGTCCGCAGTTCAGCTCGCCGCGGAGGCCCGTAAGCGAGACATTCCCGTTGTGCCGCTGCGCGCCCTCTACCGCAACCCGACGGTGCGTTCACTCACGGCCGCCCTCGACCAGAACAGCGCCACCAGCTGA
- a CDS encoding MbtH family protein, with translation MSTNPFDDGQSGTFLVLVNDQNQHSLWPAESPVPDGWTEVSSGARQECLNYVESHWTDMRPARLIEAQSG, from the coding sequence GTGTCCACCAATCCGTTTGACGACGGCCAGTCGGGGACATTCCTCGTGCTTGTCAACGACCAGAATCAGCACTCACTCTGGCCTGCCGAGTCGCCCGTTCCTGATGGATGGACGGAAGTGAGCAGCGGCGCCCGGCAGGAGTGCCTGAACTACGTCGAGTCCCATTGGACCGATATGCGTCCGGCCAGGCTGATCGAAGCGCAGTCCGGCTGA
- the pyk gene encoding pyruvate kinase, producing the protein MRRAKIVCTLGPATDSYDQIKALVDAGMDVARLNLSHGTHAEHEERYRRVRKAADETGRSVGILADLQGPKIRLGRFAEGPVLLERGDTFTITVEEGAEGDRRQCGTTYAGLAADVSPGERVLVDDGKVCLEVTAVDGPRVHTRVVEGGVISDHKGLNLPGVAVSVPALSEKDEDDLRWALRIGCDVIALSFVRSGDDAADVHRIMAEEGRRLPVIAKVEKPQAVENLDGIVAAFDGLMVARGDLGVEMPLEQVPIVQKRAIKLAKRNAKPVIVATQMLDSMIDNSRPTRAEASDVANAVLDGADAVMLSGETSVGTYPVETVRTMAKIVAAAEEDMLAKGLPPLTERNKPRTQGGAVARAAAEMGDFLGARFLVAFTQSGDTARRLSRYRSPIPLLAFTPEPATRSQLSLTWGAETFLGPHADSTDAMVDQVDELLLKYGRCERGDIVVITAGSPPGVSGSTNMVRVHHIGEDDSPKA; encoded by the coding sequence ATGCGCCGAGCAAAGATCGTCTGTACTCTGGGGCCCGCCACCGACTCGTACGACCAGATCAAGGCACTGGTCGACGCCGGAATGGACGTCGCCCGTCTCAATCTCAGCCACGGCACGCACGCCGAACACGAGGAGCGCTACCGGAGGGTCCGTAAGGCGGCCGACGAAACCGGTCGCAGCGTCGGCATTCTCGCCGACCTTCAAGGCCCGAAGATCCGGCTCGGCCGTTTCGCCGAAGGTCCGGTACTCCTTGAACGCGGCGACACCTTCACGATCACCGTGGAGGAGGGCGCCGAGGGCGACCGCCGGCAGTGCGGCACCACCTACGCCGGCCTCGCCGCCGACGTCTCGCCCGGCGAGCGCGTCCTCGTGGACGACGGCAAGGTCTGCCTGGAGGTCACCGCCGTCGACGGCCCCCGCGTCCACACCCGGGTGGTCGAGGGCGGCGTGATCTCCGACCACAAGGGCCTGAACCTCCCCGGCGTCGCCGTCTCCGTCCCCGCCCTCTCCGAGAAGGACGAGGACGACCTGCGCTGGGCGCTGCGCATCGGCTGCGACGTCATCGCCCTCTCCTTCGTCCGCAGCGGCGACGACGCCGCGGACGTGCACCGGATCATGGCCGAGGAGGGCCGCCGGCTCCCGGTGATCGCCAAGGTCGAGAAGCCGCAGGCCGTGGAGAACCTCGACGGCATCGTGGCCGCCTTCGACGGGCTCATGGTGGCGCGCGGCGACCTGGGTGTGGAGATGCCGCTGGAGCAGGTGCCGATCGTGCAGAAGCGCGCGATCAAGCTCGCCAAGCGCAACGCCAAGCCGGTCATCGTCGCCACCCAGATGCTCGACTCGATGATCGACAACTCCCGGCCGACCCGCGCCGAGGCCTCCGACGTGGCCAACGCCGTCCTCGACGGCGCGGACGCGGTGATGCTTTCCGGTGAGACCAGCGTCGGCACGTACCCGGTCGAGACCGTGCGCACCATGGCGAAGATCGTCGCGGCCGCCGAGGAGGACATGCTGGCCAAGGGCCTGCCGCCGCTGACCGAGCGGAACAAGCCGCGCACCCAGGGCGGCGCCGTCGCCCGGGCCGCCGCCGAGATGGGCGACTTCCTCGGCGCGAGGTTCCTGGTGGCCTTCACCCAGTCCGGAGACACCGCCCGCCGGCTCTCCCGCTATCGCTCGCCGATCCCGCTGCTCGCCTTCACCCCGGAGCCGGCCACCCGTTCCCAGCTCAGCCTCACCTGGGGCGCCGAGACCTTCCTCGGGCCGCATGCCGACTCCACCGACGCCATGGTCGACCAGGTGGACGAGCTGCTGCTGAAGTACGGCCGCTGCGAGAGGGGCGACATCGTGGTGATCACGGCGGGTTCCCCGCCCGGGGTCTCCGGTTCGACCAACATGGTCCGGGTCCACCACATCGGCGAGGACGACAGCCCGAAGGCATGA
- a CDS encoding lysine N(6)-hydroxylase/L-ornithine N(5)-oxygenase family protein, giving the protein MTNPPHHDAASPRDLVGIGIGPCNLSLAALAHPLAELDAVFYDQRPGFDWHPGLLIDGATVQVPFLADLVTFADPTSPWSFLNYLKTRGRLFPFYFAERFHIQRAEYDGYCRWVAENLPALSFRHQVDAVRWNSERDVFEVDFTQLGADGEAEALGRTYTRNVVIGIGTAPYVPDPLKPLVDAPGVPVIHAADYLEHRSTLLAADHVTVVGSGQSGAEVFLDLLRHRPAGREKLHWIGRSEAFAPMEYSKLGLEHFTPDYTRYFHSLAEPVRDRLIAAQWQLHKGIDAGTLAAIHDELYRRSLHGGWPDAVLTPGVLVRTAGRIATTKVELHLEHLQQGTRTRLTTGAVVLATGYRERSLDRILAGLDPYMRRDSGERPRIDEEFRLVLDPSVTGSAYVQNAELHTHGVGAPDLGLAAWRSATILNSLTGDDPYPPATRTAFTTFGLQDARPRIPRARQALRLTPLVEGR; this is encoded by the coding sequence ATGACCAACCCCCCACACCACGACGCCGCATCCCCCCGCGACCTGGTCGGCATCGGCATCGGCCCCTGCAACCTCTCGCTGGCCGCCCTCGCCCACCCGCTCGCCGAACTCGACGCCGTCTTCTACGACCAGCGCCCGGGCTTCGACTGGCACCCCGGTCTGCTCATCGATGGCGCCACCGTCCAAGTGCCGTTCCTGGCCGACCTGGTGACCTTCGCCGACCCGACCAGCCCCTGGAGCTTCCTCAACTACCTCAAGACCCGCGGTCGGCTCTTCCCCTTCTACTTCGCCGAGCGCTTCCACATCCAGCGCGCCGAGTACGACGGCTACTGCCGCTGGGTCGCCGAGAACCTGCCCGCACTGAGCTTCCGCCACCAGGTCGACGCGGTCCGCTGGAACTCCGAACGGGACGTGTTCGAGGTCGACTTCACCCAGCTCGGCGCCGACGGCGAGGCCGAGGCGCTGGGTCGTACCTACACCCGCAACGTCGTCATCGGCATCGGCACCGCCCCCTATGTGCCGGACCCCCTCAAGCCGCTCGTGGACGCCCCGGGCGTGCCCGTCATCCACGCTGCCGACTACCTGGAGCACCGGTCCACCCTGCTGGCCGCCGACCACGTCACCGTCGTCGGCTCCGGACAGTCCGGCGCCGAGGTCTTCCTCGACCTGCTGCGGCACCGGCCCGCCGGCCGCGAGAAGCTGCACTGGATCGGCCGCAGCGAGGCGTTCGCGCCGATGGAGTACTCCAAGCTCGGCCTGGAGCACTTCACCCCCGACTACACCCGCTACTTCCACTCCCTCGCCGAGCCCGTCCGGGACCGGCTGATCGCCGCGCAGTGGCAGCTGCACAAGGGCATCGACGCAGGTACGCTCGCCGCCATCCACGACGAGCTGTACCGGCGCTCCCTGCACGGCGGCTGGCCCGACGCCGTCCTCACCCCGGGCGTCCTGGTACGTACGGCCGGCCGGATCGCCACCACCAAGGTCGAACTCCATCTGGAACATCTCCAGCAGGGCACCCGCACCCGGCTCACCACCGGCGCGGTCGTCCTCGCCACCGGCTACCGCGAGCGCTCGCTCGACCGCATCCTCGCCGGGCTCGACCCGTACATGCGCCGCGACAGCGGCGAACGTCCGCGCATCGACGAGGAGTTCCGGCTGGTCCTCGACCCGTCCGTGACCGGCTCGGCGTACGTCCAGAACGCTGAGCTGCACACCCACGGCGTGGGCGCGCCCGACCTGGGCCTCGCCGCCTGGCGCAGCGCCACCATCCTCAACTCCCTCACCGGTGACGACCCTTACCCGCCGGCCACCAGAACGGCCTTCACCACCTTCGGCCTCCAGGACGCCCGCCCCCGGATCCCACGGGCCCGCCAGGCACTGCGTCTCACGCCCCTGGTCGAGGGAAGGTGA
- a CDS encoding amino acid adenylation domain-containing protein, with the protein MQPTYVPDLLCTPDAVPEGTPAVLSADGELSYRELWDQIAAVARQLRSAGVEPGDHVALYLPRSAGYVSALIAVMTIGAVAVPMDPEFPSDRLLQVVAVSEPRVILCDADNHLAALGPAPWLALDTRCRQGDVESLAAATWRERPAGEQTAMILFTSGSTGRPKGVRLHHAGLCNRLEWGHRHYRLADDDRVLHKASHAFDAAIHEIFSPLIAGGTLVIAPPGLQFDSLGIVRLIQEAEVTTAHFVPSVLRYVVDEAELAYCTSLRRVFCGGEALDMTLVRRFRDLLPAKLYNGYGPTETSVNATYWDCSEPFDGDIAPVGRPIDNVVCRILDEDLTAVPAGETGELWISGIAVGGGYLDDDALTAERFRPDPFACDGTLMYRTGDRIRQAEAGYLEFRGRIDDQVKVRGVRVEPEEVGTVLRHHPKVHDAAVVGVPDGSDGVRLVAYVAARRAHSPVVGGLSRIELPNGLAVATPSPDEALFLYRQIFEEDEYARFGLRIGPDAVIVDVGANIGLFSLWAARQADGVRVVAVEPNPDTLPYLQANLELNAVTADVVPMAVTDRSGTATLTSFPQLSYLSGLGTDREEAAADLVESHFRSTAAATGDTGTVDEAELAQLRRDTERRLAATLHQVATTDLSSIFDRFALDRVDLLKINTEGAELDVLRGLRPEHWHRVGQVCLEVERASAVGPEIRKILTNAGFSLHEIDDWNVDTAADVTYVYATREPTETGAGTAVPAASDARPGRAC; encoded by the coding sequence ATGCAGCCGACCTACGTCCCGGACCTCCTGTGCACGCCCGACGCCGTACCCGAGGGAACTCCCGCCGTCCTCAGCGCCGACGGCGAGCTGTCGTACCGCGAACTGTGGGACCAGATCGCGGCAGTCGCCCGGCAACTGCGCAGCGCCGGTGTCGAACCGGGCGATCACGTCGCCCTCTACCTGCCGCGTTCCGCCGGCTATGTGAGCGCGCTCATCGCCGTCATGACCATCGGCGCCGTCGCCGTGCCCATGGACCCCGAGTTCCCCAGCGACCGCCTGCTCCAGGTGGTCGCCGTGTCCGAACCGCGAGTGATCCTCTGCGACGCGGACAACCACCTCGCCGCGCTCGGCCCCGCGCCATGGCTGGCTCTGGACACCCGGTGCCGCCAGGGGGATGTGGAGAGCCTCGCCGCCGCCACATGGCGCGAGCGCCCCGCGGGCGAGCAGACGGCGATGATCCTGTTCACCTCCGGCTCCACCGGCCGGCCGAAGGGCGTCCGGCTCCACCACGCCGGGCTGTGCAACCGCCTGGAGTGGGGTCACCGGCACTACCGCCTGGCGGACGACGACCGTGTCCTGCACAAGGCGTCCCACGCCTTCGACGCGGCGATCCACGAGATTTTCTCGCCGCTGATCGCCGGTGGCACCCTGGTCATCGCCCCGCCGGGACTGCAGTTCGACAGCCTCGGCATCGTCCGCCTCATCCAGGAAGCCGAGGTCACCACCGCCCACTTCGTCCCGTCCGTCCTCCGGTACGTCGTCGACGAAGCCGAACTCGCCTACTGCACCTCGCTGCGCCGCGTCTTCTGTGGCGGCGAAGCGCTCGACATGACGCTCGTCCGGCGGTTCCGCGATCTGCTGCCCGCCAAGCTGTACAACGGCTACGGCCCCACCGAAACCTCGGTGAACGCCACCTACTGGGACTGCAGTGAGCCCTTCGACGGGGACATCGCGCCGGTCGGGCGGCCCATCGACAACGTCGTGTGCCGCATCCTCGACGAGGACCTGACAGCAGTGCCCGCGGGTGAGACCGGGGAACTGTGGATCTCCGGCATCGCCGTGGGCGGGGGCTACCTCGATGACGACGCCCTGACCGCCGAGCGCTTCCGCCCCGACCCGTTCGCCTGCGACGGCACCCTGATGTACCGAACCGGGGACAGAATCAGGCAGGCCGAGGCCGGCTACCTGGAGTTCCGCGGCCGGATCGACGACCAGGTCAAGGTCCGCGGCGTCCGAGTGGAACCCGAAGAGGTCGGCACGGTCCTCCGCCACCACCCGAAGGTGCACGATGCCGCCGTCGTGGGCGTCCCCGACGGCAGCGACGGCGTGCGTCTCGTCGCCTACGTCGCCGCCAGGCGCGCCCACTCGCCCGTCGTCGGCGGCCTGAGCCGTATCGAGCTGCCCAACGGCCTGGCCGTGGCCACTCCGTCGCCCGACGAGGCGCTGTTCCTGTACCGGCAGATCTTCGAAGAGGACGAGTACGCCCGCTTCGGCCTGCGCATCGGCCCCGACGCGGTCATCGTCGATGTCGGCGCCAACATCGGCCTGTTCTCCCTGTGGGCAGCCCGCCAGGCCGACGGTGTCCGCGTCGTCGCTGTCGAGCCGAACCCGGACACGCTGCCCTACCTGCAGGCGAATCTGGAGCTGAACGCGGTGACGGCCGACGTCGTCCCCATGGCGGTCACCGACCGTTCCGGAACTGCGACCCTCACCTCGTTCCCTCAGCTCAGCTACCTCTCCGGACTGGGCACGGACCGTGAGGAGGCGGCTGCGGATCTCGTGGAGTCGCACTTCCGCAGCACCGCGGCCGCCACCGGCGACACCGGCACAGTGGACGAGGCCGAACTCGCCCAGCTGCGCCGGGACACCGAGCGCCGCCTGGCCGCAACTCTGCACCAGGTCGCGACCACCGACCTGTCCAGCATCTTCGACCGCTTCGCACTCGACCGCGTCGACCTTCTGAAGATCAACACCGAGGGTGCCGAACTTGACGTGCTGCGCGGTCTGCGGCCCGAGCACTGGCATCGGGTGGGCCAGGTGTGCCTGGAGGTCGAGCGCGCCAGCGCCGTGGGCCCGGAGATCCGGAAGATCCTCACGAACGCCGGCTTCAGCCTGCACGAGATCGACGACTGGAACGTCGACACCGCGGCCGATGTCACCTACGTGTACGCCACCCGCGAGCCCACCGAGACAGGCGCGGGCACTGCCGTACCGGCCGCATCCGATGCCCGGCCCGGCCGGGCCTGCTGA
- a CDS encoding class I SAM-dependent methyltransferase translates to MPAGAGYLPSVSLDEYLSHAAAEHPGLHDLIDPTRAWSPRLLSALVSVTNEFDSDETGRGDSYRRAQRDASVRWTGARQLLQLATPADSPGDVTLLDVLGGDGTIARAVADRADSRLAKLSIITGDISGEMVARALAQGLPAVRQSADALLLRDASINATLLAYGTHHIAPADRPQAASEAVRVVKPGGRVVLHDFDTASPMARFFTEVVHPYSAAGHDYAHFSRAELTALFSGLPVTAVVLDVYDPLIVEADDRETACARMCQYIADMYGVQEVFSAHRDTAASWAFVEEIFDHSCYAAELRDAPPGVPLRPVLRESGGRWFAEVPRMAIVAVAEKRA, encoded by the coding sequence GTGCCCGCGGGCGCCGGGTATTTGCCGTCCGTCTCGCTCGACGAGTACTTGTCCCACGCGGCTGCGGAGCATCCGGGCCTGCACGACCTGATCGACCCCACGCGGGCATGGTCGCCCCGTCTGCTGTCAGCGCTGGTGTCCGTCACGAACGAGTTCGACTCCGACGAGACCGGCCGCGGTGACTCCTACCGCCGGGCGCAGCGGGACGCCTCCGTGCGCTGGACCGGGGCCCGGCAACTGCTGCAACTGGCCACCCCTGCCGACTCGCCCGGCGACGTGACGCTCCTCGACGTTCTCGGAGGCGACGGCACCATCGCTCGCGCGGTCGCCGACCGCGCCGACAGTCGCCTGGCGAAGCTCTCGATCATCACCGGCGACATCTCCGGCGAGATGGTGGCCCGGGCACTCGCCCAGGGCCTGCCCGCAGTGCGGCAGTCCGCGGACGCGCTCCTGCTCAGGGACGCCTCGATCAACGCCACGCTCCTGGCCTACGGCACGCACCACATCGCCCCCGCTGACCGCCCGCAAGCCGCGAGCGAAGCGGTGCGTGTGGTCAAGCCCGGCGGGAGGGTCGTCCTCCATGACTTCGACACGGCCAGCCCGATGGCCAGATTCTTCACCGAGGTCGTCCACCCGTACTCGGCGGCCGGCCACGACTACGCGCACTTCTCGCGTGCCGAACTGACCGCACTCTTCTCCGGGTTGCCGGTCACGGCCGTCGTCCTGGACGTCTACGACCCACTCATCGTCGAGGCAGACGACCGCGAGACGGCCTGCGCCCGTATGTGTCAGTACATTGCTGACATGTACGGCGTGCAGGAGGTGTTCTCCGCGCACCGTGACACCGCCGCCTCGTGGGCCTTCGTCGAAGAGATCTTCGATCACTCGTGCTACGCGGCCGAACTCCGCGATGCCCCGCCCGGGGTCCCGCTGCGGCCGGTCCTGCGCGAGTCGGGCGGCCGCTGGTTCGCCGAGGTGCCGCGCATGGCGATCGTCGCCGTCGCAGAGAAGCGAGCGTGA
- a CDS encoding pyridoxal phosphate-dependent decarboxylase family protein, with protein PPLAVATAADLAVSALNPSLDSWDQAPAACALEAAVTRTLAHAAGLADALVTTGGTESNQLALLLAREAHGGVVQLVCGANAHHSLPRAAWLLGLPEPVVVPAAGGTLDLAALDAALTTLSGPLLVAATAGTTDAGLIDPLPEIAGLCTAHGARLHIDAAYGGGLLFSDRHRDRLAGLEAAHSVTLDLHKLGWQPVAAGLLAVARPGELAVLHQRADYLNADDDTEAGFPDLLDRSLRTTRRPDVLKIAVTLRTLGRTGLGTLVDQVCARAREFAALVREHPGFELYDRPVISTVLFRPTGAGDTAVAALRRGLLQEGRAVLGRARLDGRLWLKATFLNPHTRPGDLAQLLKLVEEGTLG; from the coding sequence GCCCGCCGCTCGCCGTGGCCACCGCCGCCGACCTCGCCGTGAGCGCCCTCAACCCCTCCCTGGACTCCTGGGACCAGGCCCCGGCCGCCTGCGCCCTGGAAGCCGCGGTCACCCGGACGCTCGCCCACGCCGCCGGTCTCGCCGACGCCCTCGTCACCACCGGCGGCACCGAGTCCAACCAGCTCGCGCTGCTGCTCGCCCGCGAGGCGCACGGCGGCGTCGTACAGCTCGTGTGCGGGGCCAACGCCCACCACTCGCTGCCGCGCGCCGCCTGGCTGCTCGGCCTGCCCGAACCGGTCGTCGTCCCGGCCGCGGGCGGCACCCTGGACCTCGCCGCCCTCGACGCGGCCCTCACCACGCTCTCCGGCCCGCTGCTGGTCGCCGCCACCGCCGGCACCACCGACGCCGGCCTCATCGACCCGTTGCCCGAGATCGCCGGCCTGTGTACCGCCCACGGAGCCCGGCTGCACATCGACGCGGCCTACGGCGGAGGCCTCCTCTTCAGCGACCGGCACCGGGACAGACTCGCCGGGCTCGAGGCCGCCCACAGCGTCACCCTCGACCTGCACAAGCTCGGCTGGCAGCCGGTCGCCGCCGGTCTGCTCGCCGTCGCCCGCCCCGGCGAACTCGCCGTACTCCACCAGCGCGCCGACTACCTGAACGCCGACGACGACACCGAGGCCGGCTTCCCCGACCTGCTCGACCGCTCCCTGCGCACCACCCGCCGCCCGGACGTCCTCAAGATCGCGGTCACCCTGCGGACCCTCGGCCGCACCGGCCTGGGCACCCTGGTCGACCAAGTCTGCGCCCGTGCCCGCGAGTTCGCCGCGCTGGTGCGGGAACACCCCGGCTTCGAGCTGTACGACCGGCCCGTGATCAGCACGGTCCTGTTCCGGCCCACGGGTGCCGGCGACACCGCCGTGGCCGCCCTGCGCCGTGGGCTGCTGCAGGAGGGCCGGGCCGTCCTCGGGCGCGCCCGGCTCGACGGCCGCCTCTGGCTCAAGGCCACCTTCCTCAATCCCCACACCCGGCCGGGCGACCTGGCCCAGCTCCTGAAACTCGTGGAAGAAGGAACCCTCGGATGA